The window GTGACGTCGCCGCTGGGAGGGCGGTGGCGGGAAGGGCGGAAGCGGcagcgccgccatcttggggAGGGCGGGGCGGGCGCCCGACTCCGCCCCCTGGGAGGGGCAATGGGCGGGCACGGGCGCTGGAGCAGAGTGAGgggaggaagggctgagggagctcGGGATGCTCGGCGTGGAAGGGATTCGGGGGTGACCTGACCACTTCCTACAACCGCCTGAAAGGAGATTTAGCCAGGTCTTCTCCCTGGCAACAAGTAACAGGACGAGAAGACCTGGTATTAAGCTGCACCAATAGAGGTTCAAGTGGTATATTACGAATAAAATACTTCACAGAAAGGATGAAGCATTGGAATGGATGCctagggaggtggtggaatcactgTAGcaggaggtgtttaaggaaataCTGTAcatgtattgtattgtattgtatgTTCATGAGTGTACTTCACACTCAGTGCCCTGATGTAATTGACAGGGTGGTGTTGGATTGTAGCTTGGACATAATggtctcagaggtcttttccaacctcaatgaATCTGTGTTTCCTTGATCTTCAActagaacaggctgctcagagccccatccaactgatccataaatatttccagggatggggcatccaccacctctctggacaacctgtaCCAGTGCCACGCCACCCTTATTGTAAAAAAACCTTCCTTTTAAATCTAAACCTGCCCAGTTTTGGTTTGAATCCACCTTACAGAGTCTTCAGGCCAGTGCTTGGCTGCAGGACTGGGCGGGCTGTAgtggagcagcctctgggcactGCCGCTCGCTGGTTTGGCCACTCGAGTGTCCTCACCTTGCTGTGAGCACCCTTCCTGTCACACAGGGGACACGGCAAGTGGGGCTGTTCTCTTGTAACCAAATCCTGTCATAACAAATGACCTAAATGGAGCAGTGTCTTCTGTGGAGGGAGTCAGAgaccctttcatctggaattCCCGTCATCTAGTAGGAAACccctacactactctctattATACTTGTGGTGCAGTGAGCTACTGTTATAGAGACAGGTATATAAGTATGGTTGAAAAAAACTGTTCTAAAATACAAGGGGTGCAGTCATCCTGGAGTTTAGCCTAtgtacaaataattttaataaaggagcaaagtttttttttttttaattgcatttttttgaGTAACTTAGTGCAGTCGTGCTGGAATAAATTATATTCAACATCACAAATTTTGTAGAACGTGTTGAGCTATCTCTTTGACAGCAGAAAGGGCCTCTAAGCAAGTTGGCTTGATTTCTCGAGGAGGAAGCAAAAATCCGTAAGTTCCTGTGTCACGAAGCTCAAAGgtaaaagaatatttaatgCCAAGATCATAAGCCCAGTCGTCAGATCCTCCAGGAGCTAAATCTatgtgaggaaaggaaaatagaaaaatgccTGAAAACAGAACTTTTTCCATTCAAAAGCTGTCTTCTGATCCTAGAGAGGATATATTGTCATTATTTCATTGCCATAAAGTCATACTTACAGATTGTTTGTGCACCAGCACCAGGTCTGTAAGTTTTCCACGTTGTCCTCTTTATAGCTTTAGCTGCTTTCTGTGCCAGACTTTcctgaaattaaacaaaacattaTTGTCTTTAAGGCTGTGTGACAATAGATAAAATGCACGCAGTTAGAATTTACTTGCAGTGTGCTCAGGATTTCACACTAGTTAAATAATCATATAAAAGGTTCCAGAATACCCACTGAATGTGGTAAAAGTTTTCAGCATATGCCCATGCTACAGATTCTATTTCTGCTGTAGACAGATAAAAAGTATAGATGTGACCTTATCCCCACTTCTGGCAGTAAACTGTTGTCAAACCATTTGTTCTCATTCatctcatattttttcttttctgccacAGTACTTAAGTCACTCTTTATTTAAGTAATATTGACAAATAtggcaggaaaatattttaattgtgaGAACCCTACTATTAAGCCATGAAGAAGACTGAAATGCCCAGAATCAGTGCACCTCTCTCTGCTTTACAGAGCAAGAGTAACAGCTCTGTTTTGAACTTCACTGTTTTCAATGAGAGTTTGTGCTGTGTCATTTGGTGGCTTGAGAAAGTAAAATTCTACATATGCAGGATATATTTTCCATCCTACCAGTAATTTTGTGTAAGTATCCCTTAAACAAAAGCCTTAATAAAAGTAGCAAATGTCCACCAGAATACCTCATTGCTTAGGTATGTAAAGGGTGTTTTCGAGAGTCACACTCCCAATTAATTTCAGAGTTTATATAAACCATAAAACATAAGAAGAATTTGCGCATATTTATCTTTTCAAGATGTCCAGAACAACAGGACTCTGCTCTTCTAGCAGCAGCTTCAACATCTTAGGTGTTGTTGATATATAATCAATctggaataaatattttcatttgtctgTAGCTTTCAGAAGCAGATTGCTGACTTGCACACTACTAGACCAGCCcagacttttaaaatttgttaaGAACAtcaagaaaaatgtcatttcctAATTCTTGATCCTCCCAGCACGGTGACTCCTTCATTAGAAGACTGACCAAGCTGGGTGAATAGTTCTGGAATAAGTGTGAAACTTCAGGAGGTGGGAGGACTTACCAGCTCCTCATGGTCCTTGCTTTTGTTCATAGTGTAAGAATATGGGAACAGCACCAGCTGGGAGTAGGAGTGCATGGTGATGTAGGCTTTAATGGTGTCCTTGTGGTCTCTGATAAAGCGAGCCACTGCTTTCACTTCAGGCTCAGACTCTGGGTAGGGTCCACAGTATGTCTCCTGGCATTCAAAGTGAGATGCTCCTGGACCTTTAACCAAAACAATAAAAGTGCACAGTTTTACTCCTTTACTTCTTcacttctgcatttctgttcGTGAAAACTGCAAGAGTATCAAATGAAAGAGCAGAGTAAGGTGCTAATACACAAGAAATCGTGGATTCCACCATGCTATGGAAAGAGCTCTCATGCTTGTAGAAATCCCTGCAAGCCTTCCAGGATTTCTCACCTATTGTGCTCTTACAAACAATCAAGAAGaagatgttaaaataaaaagtattcaATGACTGGATAAGAAGTCTTAGAGGAGAGGATGAATATGCTTCATTTAAAATGATCACATGATTGTGAGATCGCATCTTAAAATCTAGAATACTACAGGAAAAAGGCAATTCTACATGATTATTTAATCTTGTGGAAAAGCAAACTCCCAATGGGAAGCTGaagaaacaaatcaaaatgaaaatttttaagaaaaattgaTGCTGAAACTAATTATCAAGAAGACAAATAGGATTCACCACTTCTGTCTTCACAATAAGACCAAATAACTTTCTCGAAGCACTCAGGAtctttaggggaaaaaatgtgtgtttttcttgATATAAAAGCCATGGATGGTTTAGCAATGGGCTACAATGACTGAAATCCATTATAGGACTTTAGTGTCAGCCCTGAGTGAAGTCAGATCTGATCTATAGGGTAACATTTTAAGGCTGCTATTCTgcagactaaaaaaaaaacttgtcaAGTACCAAAGTGCCTGCAGTAATTAAATATTATGTAGTCTTAAAAAGAATCATAAAGGGCTAAAAATCTTGGTCAGCTAGGCATTATGGAAGGATGACTGAGCTGATTAGTTTGTACACCACAGTGGAGCAGCTGGATGGTGCAATAGGCCTTGGGGGGGCATGGCAAGGGCCacctcttctctttttctttctgcccacCAACAGGCTCCTCAAGGTGTGTCATAGTGTAATGCAAGGAGTTCTGTTGGGCTGGGAAGAGGTTATTCCATGGTGCATCATCTGGGGATGAAAAATCCTGAGTCCCAGAAAGAATTATCTAAAGCTGGGAAAGTTGGCACTGGTTCATAACAGATACTCAGCTGCATTTGTCTTTGTACTAACTTCACGGAACAGTacatgaaaatgttttcaaaatcaaaagTTTTAATGGCCAAAAGTGAGGCAGGGGTAcaataggaagaaaattatgtcCTACCACACCAGTGTGCATCAAAATTCCTGTTCATGTCAGTACCGATGCACTTGCTGTTACCATGTGAGGAGCGGCTTTTCCTCCACAGTCGATTCTGTGGAAAGAGACACACAACACATGTTCAgaggaaaatgctggaaaagtCAATGACTACCTCACTGATTAGTTAAGTGTGACTTCCCACGTGGGCCTCTACAGTCCTGTGCAAGTGAGGACCCAGGAAGATTCTAAAACCAGTCTGCTTGCCAGCAAGGCTGGGTGATAAAAGGAAATGTTGGGAAGGATCTGAAATGATCACATTCTGATTTCAATGGAATTTGGACTGTGGAAGGAGGGCAGAAGACATACTCTTTGGCCAGACACGTGAGTTTAGGAgcataaatcaaaccttctctGGGGAAAGATGCAGAAATTCCAAGCACAGAAGAAGAGTTTGGGGTGTGCAGTTTCAGGATGATAACTATGCCCTAACCATGCACAATGATAATCCCCATAAGTAGCAAATCAGTACCTTGAACAACCTTTCAAAAAAGGGCTACGTACAGAGGGGTGGCTCCACGTGTACGCATAGCCATCCACGTTTATCACAGGCATGACGTAGAAATCAAAGTGCTCCAGAAGCATTGTCATGGTCCGATCTCTCTCACGCACATGGATTGCCTATAAAGCACGGGGGACACATATTAAGAGCATTTgtaattgttatttttcttacCTTCCTGCAAAGGTACCTGATGGCATGTGTAAAATAATTGTGCAATTATCAGAGCAGTCTACCTGAGTCTGATAAGGCTCATCACATCATGGAAATGGTTAAATAGCAAAGTAGCTCTCTGCTCAGAAGTGCCATGGGGAAAAATTGATACAGTCAGTCAGAGAcactgcagttctttagtgttAGTGGGTGGTCATGAGACAGAAATGAAGCCTATTAATAGGAAGGTTTGAGCTTTTGCTGCCTGTGAAAGTAATAGAaaccctccctcctgcccaaaATACAGCAAGCTCCAAAATAACAAGTAATACTTCAAATGGCTGCCgtacataaaattatttattcaggTTGCATTGTGAGTTTAATGCAACTATGTGACAAGAGTCAGTATGATGTACATTGCTAATTTTGCCTCACAGCTTATTTTGAAGGCTTTAGTGATGCTGAACCTGGTTGTTGGTCCatgacaaagaaataaattttaatctAGATGAGTGGGTTTGTTACTATTAGAATAGACTAAGTCCTTCATCatccttgttttttcttcatgcCTTACTTAGATcaccttttttcattttaaatcctTCCTAGTTATCCTCAGGCAATGGGCTTCCTTTGACTAAATGAGAAATGTCAATCTTTCTACAATCTTAatgacaaaattaaattataaaaagtGGACCttttataaagaataaaaagaatttctttataaaaaataaagaagccTAGGATTTGCTAGGGAGAACTGATGATTTTAGTGCCTGTTTGTAGATGTGTATTAATGTCAGATTTAAAAACATTGCTTCATGAAGagatacagaaacaaaatttgaatttaaacCACGTAAATTAGATCAAAGGAATGGAGAACCTAAATGTTCAGCTTGTTACCTCTGAAAAATGCTGCAGGGACATGTCACTGGCAGAATGACAGCACAGCTGGTAATTACTGGGAGCAGCATGAAAAGGGCAAATGCATTTATATCCAGTGGAACCTTGCAAGCTGGGATTATCAGTGGGTCACAAGGTACATTCAGCTGTATTTGTCCCTAACTCCTGCAATatcctttcaaatattttaggCATTGAGATTTTATAGTTGTGATtgataacaaaaataaagaaacttattatatttttattgttattattgttatcatcatcatccacaTTATTTAGCTCCATCATGGCCAAATCATAATTCATGTTTCAAGGACTCATCTGTGTTGTTCCTCTGACTGCAGTACTGGTGACTGTGAAGTCTCAGTGTCATctagtttatttttattgtgaactttgcttttgtgaaaaattaATCATAAATAGTATCTCAGAACATTAACTGAGCAAAATGGGCAACCTTGTCTGGGCCAGAAAGGCTCAGGGACCTTTTCCTGGTCCATATCAGGATTTGGGTCAGCAGCTCAGCATAAGGAGTTGAGTAAAGATGCCTTAAGTTCAAAAAGACCAAggcaatgtattttaaaatgcagttgtAAACTGTGGATGTTGTTTCTTTTGGTGCAGCTTGGTTCCGTCTCCTGAGGAGTGTAGATATAATAGACCTTATAATCCTTGTAGATtataaagataataaaaaatatctttagtATTTTGTAGATACTAAAGATAGATGTGCCTATTTGTCTGTGGCCCACAAATGCCGACAAAACCAGCCACATCAAGGCTGGTTGATCTAAACCCATCTCATCAGTGTTTAATCTACCGGCTCAACCCATCAGTGATTTTCTAGTATCCATGAATTGGTACTACAGCTGGATGTGGTTGGTCGTGTTCTGGAGGTCTGACATGAGGGTGTCACTAGGGTAATACCTGAAGAAGAACGTGGCTTATGTGGCCTTTTTCTCTGCAGAtccagaaaaaaagcaggagcaCAAATGAAAAGCTTGGAGTCAGGaggagcagtggcagcagaCACAGGAGTAGGTGATGCATCACAGCCAGTGGattgctgctgtggagctgtgcCATGTCTGGAGCAGGCAGGTGTGGGGTACCTATTGCTCTAGGAAGGCTCTAGAGCAGAGCCAAGGGTTGTAGGACAGCTTGAGCTCACCCTGTGTGTCTTCTGactgcccaggcagtgccacttgcAGTAACACGGACACAAGTCACCATGTGCTGTGTGACTCAGAGCCAAGAGCACTGCTGCAAtccacagggcagcacagacaTGGCCCTGGCAGATTACCAGGCACGTGCTTTTCCTGGCATGCCTTCTCCATCCCTGACCACTCACAGCAATAAATGTCTCTGCTGAATTTGCTGCACATACTTTGAGGTTTCTTTCATGCTTGATAGTACGTTTGAGCTCCTTTGCATTTGCTCCCAATGACTTTCAgtttctctcacacacacacataccctTATCtactggcacacacacacacatacacacatacacactctGCTATGCTTGCAGCTTAGACATAAATATCATGTGTTGGAGTAAATGGATTAAGGCTTTATGGATCCTAGAATGCAATTGGACAAAGGTAAATGGCATCAAGATTTTTAGCTTTGCTTTGAAAACAGTAATCAGATGTGATTGTGTACTCACATGACCTATGAACCACAGgcaaaaagcaggagaaatCCATTCTCTAGCGTGGATACCACAGTCAATCCATATGgcattttttgatttttccttgcttttagaAATCTGACAAAAGAGACATTGCATTCAAATGTCACCACTGGAAAGGGTACCATATAAAAGTGGAAGTGAAAGTGTAACCAAGATGGAAAAAGAAGCATGTCTTGTAAGGAGAGCTCAGACTGATCCTGCGCCAAGTTACATTTGCATACAGTCAGAGCCGTTCAGGCTGCTTGCAGAGTCCCAACACAGGCACCAAGACTACAGCAAGAGCTCAGGTCAGAGGAGTCTGCcatcagctgtgcagggcaaaAAACTAGATTGGCTTCAACATCAACACAGGAGGGTATCCAGTATTTCATGCCTTTGCATGATGGCCTAGGTGTGGCAACTTCCTTTGATCCAGAGAGGAACCTAATCTGGTCAAATGCGTTTGCAACAGAACGCATCTTGCTAGAACAACTTCGGACTtctaaaaatcacaaaaaataagAATGTATGTATAGATTTAAGGAAATGTCCTGGCCAAACGCCATCATTTGCTTACAGTAGTACTTGGAAAGTTTTTGCAGTAAGTCACAGGTGTACCTTCAGAACATAAAGCGGTCGCTTTTCATAGGAGGATCCAATATATATTTTCTGGAGGAGATCAGAATGGACTTTCACTACTGCCTCCATCCAACGGTATATCTGCAAGGGTGAAGTTAGTAAGTGGATCTACTTTttactgttttccttcctccctgaaGGTAGTCTAGATTTAAATTCATTCTACCTTCCAAAATTTTTATCTGAcggaaaagaaaaactaataaTTTAACCCACCTACCACATGCCTGACTCTAATTTTTGTTAAAACCAACAGTAAGATGCAGTCACAATACAGTCCAAATGTAGCCCTGAAATTCTGGTTTAGTTCTATTTGTTTAAATTGTTATTgattttatgtttaaatatttacatgtttGTTTTGTGACTTCATTTTGCTTCTCTGCTTACTGCCTTTGAATGACAGTTTGAGTCAATACACGTATGAGAGATTTTGTCTGGTGCTTCTTTCTATCTCTATGAAGGCATTACAATAAATAGAACTCTTAATTTTTGTGCAATGCAGTGGTAGTTATTAACTGCTGAtgatttctttccctttatATCCATTCTCAACCATGAAACAAATTTCATCCTTTGCATCTACAGATGTTGACAACAAAAACAGCTTACTTCTTGCATTGAATGGTAGTTTTCATAGTATGAGGAAGATCCACGAACATTGACTGTGTCATTGACAGTCTGTTTTTCAATAATTCCTTGAACATCTCCCATCAAGACTCTGAATAACAAAGGAAGAGCACAACCTCCTGTTAAATAAACGACAAACAACTTTACAGAATCATTCAtgacaacaaacaaaaaatacatacTTGTGTTGGATGGTCAGTTGCCTTAACTGAGATTTTATGCTATTTATGCTGGATGCCCTGACATAGAAATGGACTTCTCTGTCCTTCTGGATGTTTTCAACCACAACAGGTTGCCAGAGAATGACCTAAAAAGTttccaaaaacattttatttttttttaccttaggaaagaaaaaatattcttactAACATTTAATaagcattttgaaaacaatCAAAGCATATGTTTTCAATTTAAGAGACTCCTTGTAACAAGCAGTTTAATGTTCCTTGTGATGTGTAGCattctgctgcttctggaaGTGAAATGTGTGTAGAAAGAAAGGTTTATAATGACTTCTGCACAGAAATTCATAAATCAAGAACAAAGGCAAGAACGTAACCTTTTCTAAGATAGTATTTCTAGTATAATAGATATATTTAGCTGGTTATTATATTACATGTTTTCAAGTCTGCTGAGAGTTATTTTCCCTGAGGGTATTTGAAGAATTAATGAAGATCAGACCAGTGTTTGTAGTTATTGTATTCTCTGATGACTTTGATCAGTGAGGAAATGAGTGCCAGAAGGAGTTTGAATATAACTCAAGTTGAAGAAgcaatacagagattagaaattggaaaaaagtaagaaaatgaGATTGTTctttgtaaaattaaatattttacaataataAAATCAGAAGCCAGCATATTCAATAAAAGACTGAAACTTCAGAACCAATATTACAGAAGGATCTGGGGGGTGACAGTTAGCAGTAAATTAGGCATAAATTTAGAGTGTGGAAAAAGTCAGCATAATTATTGGATGAATTTTTGGGGCATACAGCAT is drawn from Zonotrichia leucophrys gambelii isolate GWCS_2022_RI chromosome 1, RI_Zleu_2.0, whole genome shotgun sequence and contains these coding sequences:
- the CPB2 gene encoding carboxypeptidase B2 isoform X1, translated to MKMKFYLFFFTFFILVPEKHAFTIPRDEVLWALPQTDEQVEALQDLLNTTEVILWQPVVVENIQKDREVHFYVRASSINSIKSQLRQLTIQHKVLMGDVQGIIEKQTVNDTVNVRGSSSYYENYHSMQEIYRWMEAVVKVHSDLLQKIYIGSSYEKRPLYVLKISKSKEKSKNAIWIDCGIHAREWISPAFCLWFIGHAIHVRERDRTMTMLLEHFDFYVMPVINVDGYAYTWSHPSNRLWRKSRSSHGNSKCIGTDMNRNFDAHWCGPGASHFECQETYCGPYPESEPEVKAVARFIRDHKDTIKAYITMHSYSQLVLFPYSYTMNKSKDHEELESLAQKAAKAIKRTTWKTYRPGAGAQTIYLAPGGSDDWAYDLGIKYSFTFELRDTGTYGFLLPPREIKPTCLEALSAVKEIAQHVLQNL
- the CPB2 gene encoding carboxypeptidase B2 isoform X2, which translates into the protein MDFDDWDEVLWALPQTDEQVEALQDLLNTTEVILWQPVVVENIQKDREVHFYVRASSINSIKSQLRQLTIQHKVLMGDVQGIIEKQTVNDTVNVRGSSSYYENYHSMQEIYRWMEAVVKVHSDLLQKIYIGSSYEKRPLYVLKISKSKEKSKNAIWIDCGIHAREWISPAFCLWFIGHAIHVRERDRTMTMLLEHFDFYVMPVINVDGYAYTWSHPSNRLWRKSRSSHGNSKCIGTDMNRNFDAHWCGPGASHFECQETYCGPYPESEPEVKAVARFIRDHKDTIKAYITMHSYSQLVLFPYSYTMNKSKDHEELESLAQKAAKAIKRTTWKTYRPGAGAQTIYLAPGGSDDWAYDLGIKYSFTFELRDTGTYGFLLPPREIKPTCLEALSAVKEIAQHVLQNL